A single window of Anser cygnoides isolate HZ-2024a breed goose chromosome 12, Taihu_goose_T2T_genome, whole genome shotgun sequence DNA harbors:
- the MAF gene encoding transcription factor Maf isoform X4 — protein sequence MASELAMSGSDLPTSPLAMEYVNDFDLMKFEVKKEPVETDRIISQCGRLIAGGSLSSTPMSTPCSSVPPSPSFSAPSPGSGSDQKGHLEDYYWMTGYPQQLNPEALGFSPEDAVEALINSSHHPLPGAFDGYARGQQLAAAAGSGGSGPAEEMGSAAAVVSAVIAAAAAQGGAPHYHHHHHHHPHHGAGGHPHGAAPGSAPPSSSSSSSSSSSSSAAGSGGGGGGGGGGGGGAGGLHHPHHGGGGLHFDDRFSDEQLVTMSVRELNRQLRGVSKEEVIRLKQKRRTLKNRGYAQSCRFKRVQQRHVLESEKNQLLQQVEHLKQEISRLVRERDAYKEKYEKLVSNGFRENGSSSDNPSSPEFFMP from the coding sequence ATGGCATCAGAACTGGCAATGAGCGGCTCCGACCTGCCCACCAGTCCCCTGGCCATGGAATATGTTAATGACTTCGATCTGATGAAGTTTGAAGTGAAAAAGGAGCCGGTGGAGACCGACCGCATTATCAGCCAGTGCGGCCGCTTGATCGCCGGGGGCTCGCTCTCCTCCACCCCGATGAGCACGCCCTGCAGCTCGGTGCCCCCGTCCCCCAGCTTCTCGgcgcccagccccggctccgGCAGCGACCAGAAGGGCCACCTGGAAGACTACTACTGGATGACGGGCTACCCGCAGCAGCTCAACCCCGAGGCGCTGGGCTTCAGCCCGGAGGACGCGGTGGAGGCGCTCATCAACAGCAGCCACCACCCGCTGCCCGGCGCCTTCGATGGCTATGCTAGAGGGCAGCAGCTGGCCGCGGCCGCCGGCtccgggggctcggggccggccgAGGAGATGGGCTCGGCGGCCGCCGTGGTGTCGGCGGTGAtcgccgcggcggcggcgcagggCGGCGCGccccactaccaccaccaccaccaccaccacccgcACCACGGCGCCGGGGGGCACCCCCACGGCGCGGCGCCGGGCAGCGcgccgccttcctcctcctcctcctcctcctcctcctcctcctcgtcggCCGCCGGCtccggaggcggcggcggcggcggcggcggcggcggcgggggcgccggggggctgcACCACCCGCACCACGGCGGAGGCGGCCTGCACTTCGACGACCGCTTCTCGGACGAGCAGCTGGTCACCATGTCGGTGCGGGAGCTCAACCGGCAGCTGCGGGGCGTCAGCAAGGAAGAGGTGATCCGGCtgaagcagaagaggaggaCCCTCAAAAACAGGGGCTATGCCCAGTCCTGCCGCTTCAAGAGGGTCCAGCAGCGGCACGTCCTGGAGTCGGAGAAgaaccagctgctgcagcaagtgGAGCACCTAAAGCAGGAGATCTCCAGGCTGGTCCGGGAGAGGGACGCCTACAAGGAAAAGTACGAGAAGCTGGTCAGCAATGGCTTCAGAGAAAACGGATCCAGCAGCGACAACCCTTCCTCTCCAGAGTTTTTCAT
- the MAF gene encoding transcription factor Maf isoform X3, with protein sequence MASELAMSGSDLPTSPLAMEYVNDFDLMKFEVKKEPVETDRIISQCGRLIAGGSLSSTPMSTPCSSVPPSPSFSAPSPGSGSDQKGHLEDYYWMTGYPQQLNPEALGFSPEDAVEALINSSHHPLPGAFDGYARGQQLAAAAGSGGSGPAEEMGSAAAVVSAVIAAAAAQGGAPHYHHHHHHHPHHGAGGHPHGAAPGSAPPSSSSSSSSSSSSSAAGSGGGGGGGGGGGGGAGGLHHPHHGGGGLHFDDRFSDEQLVTMSVRELNRQLRGVSKEEVIRLKQKRRTLKNRGYAQSCRFKRVQQRHVLESEKNQLLQQVEHLKQEISRLVRERDAYKEKYEKLVSNGFRENGSSSDNPSSPEFFMCET encoded by the coding sequence ATGGCATCAGAACTGGCAATGAGCGGCTCCGACCTGCCCACCAGTCCCCTGGCCATGGAATATGTTAATGACTTCGATCTGATGAAGTTTGAAGTGAAAAAGGAGCCGGTGGAGACCGACCGCATTATCAGCCAGTGCGGCCGCTTGATCGCCGGGGGCTCGCTCTCCTCCACCCCGATGAGCACGCCCTGCAGCTCGGTGCCCCCGTCCCCCAGCTTCTCGgcgcccagccccggctccgGCAGCGACCAGAAGGGCCACCTGGAAGACTACTACTGGATGACGGGCTACCCGCAGCAGCTCAACCCCGAGGCGCTGGGCTTCAGCCCGGAGGACGCGGTGGAGGCGCTCATCAACAGCAGCCACCACCCGCTGCCCGGCGCCTTCGATGGCTATGCTAGAGGGCAGCAGCTGGCCGCGGCCGCCGGCtccgggggctcggggccggccgAGGAGATGGGCTCGGCGGCCGCCGTGGTGTCGGCGGTGAtcgccgcggcggcggcgcagggCGGCGCGccccactaccaccaccaccaccaccaccacccgcACCACGGCGCCGGGGGGCACCCCCACGGCGCGGCGCCGGGCAGCGcgccgccttcctcctcctcctcctcctcctcctcctcctcctcgtcggCCGCCGGCtccggaggcggcggcggcggcggcggcggcggcggcgggggcgccggggggctgcACCACCCGCACCACGGCGGAGGCGGCCTGCACTTCGACGACCGCTTCTCGGACGAGCAGCTGGTCACCATGTCGGTGCGGGAGCTCAACCGGCAGCTGCGGGGCGTCAGCAAGGAAGAGGTGATCCGGCtgaagcagaagaggaggaCCCTCAAAAACAGGGGCTATGCCCAGTCCTGCCGCTTCAAGAGGGTCCAGCAGCGGCACGTCCTGGAGTCGGAGAAgaaccagctgctgcagcaagtgGAGCACCTAAAGCAGGAGATCTCCAGGCTGGTCCGGGAGAGGGACGCCTACAAGGAAAAGTACGAGAAGCTGGTCAGCAATGGCTTCAGAGAAAACGGATCCAGCAGCGACAACCCTTCCTCTCCAGAGTTTTTCAT
- the MAF gene encoding transcription factor Maf isoform X1: MASELAMSGSDLPTSPLAMEYVNDFDLMKFEVKKEPVETDRIISQCGRLIAGGSLSSTPMSTPCSSVPPSPSFSAPSPGSGSDQKGHLEDYYWMTGYPQQLNPEALGFSPEDAVEALINSSHHPLPGAFDGYARGQQLAAAAGSGGSGPAEEMGSAAAVVSAVIAAAAAQGGAPHYHHHHHHHPHHGAGGHPHGAAPGSAPPSSSSSSSSSSSSSAAGSGGGGGGGGGGGGGAGGLHHPHHGGGGLHFDDRFSDEQLVTMSVRELNRQLRGVSKEEVIRLKQKRRTLKNRGYAQSCRFKRVQQRHVLESEKNQLLQQVEHLKQEISRLVRERDAYKEKYEKLVSNGFRENGSSSDNPSSPEFFMYPRESSTTVM, translated from the coding sequence ATGGCATCAGAACTGGCAATGAGCGGCTCCGACCTGCCCACCAGTCCCCTGGCCATGGAATATGTTAATGACTTCGATCTGATGAAGTTTGAAGTGAAAAAGGAGCCGGTGGAGACCGACCGCATTATCAGCCAGTGCGGCCGCTTGATCGCCGGGGGCTCGCTCTCCTCCACCCCGATGAGCACGCCCTGCAGCTCGGTGCCCCCGTCCCCCAGCTTCTCGgcgcccagccccggctccgGCAGCGACCAGAAGGGCCACCTGGAAGACTACTACTGGATGACGGGCTACCCGCAGCAGCTCAACCCCGAGGCGCTGGGCTTCAGCCCGGAGGACGCGGTGGAGGCGCTCATCAACAGCAGCCACCACCCGCTGCCCGGCGCCTTCGATGGCTATGCTAGAGGGCAGCAGCTGGCCGCGGCCGCCGGCtccgggggctcggggccggccgAGGAGATGGGCTCGGCGGCCGCCGTGGTGTCGGCGGTGAtcgccgcggcggcggcgcagggCGGCGCGccccactaccaccaccaccaccaccaccacccgcACCACGGCGCCGGGGGGCACCCCCACGGCGCGGCGCCGGGCAGCGcgccgccttcctcctcctcctcctcctcctcctcctcctcctcgtcggCCGCCGGCtccggaggcggcggcggcggcggcggcggcggcggcgggggcgccggggggctgcACCACCCGCACCACGGCGGAGGCGGCCTGCACTTCGACGACCGCTTCTCGGACGAGCAGCTGGTCACCATGTCGGTGCGGGAGCTCAACCGGCAGCTGCGGGGCGTCAGCAAGGAAGAGGTGATCCGGCtgaagcagaagaggaggaCCCTCAAAAACAGGGGCTATGCCCAGTCCTGCCGCTTCAAGAGGGTCCAGCAGCGGCACGTCCTGGAGTCGGAGAAgaaccagctgctgcagcaagtgGAGCACCTAAAGCAGGAGATCTCCAGGCTGGTCCGGGAGAGGGACGCCTACAAGGAAAAGTACGAGAAGCTGGTCAGCAATGGCTTCAGAGAAAACGGATCCAGCAGCGACAACCCTTCCTCTCCAGAGTTTTTCAT
- the MAF gene encoding transcription factor Maf isoform X2 — MASELAMSGSDLPTSPLAMEYVNDFDLMKFEVKKEPVETDRIISQCGRLIAGGSLSSTPMSTPCSSVPPSPSFSAPSPGSGSDQKGHLEDYYWMTGYPQQLNPEALGFSPEDAVEALINSSHHPLPGAFDGYARGQQLAAAAGSGGSGPAEEMGSAAAVVSAVIAAAAAQGGAPHYHHHHHHHPHHGAGGHPHGAAPGSAPPSSSSSSSSSSSSSAAGSGGGGGGGGGGGGGAGGLHHPHHGGGGLHFDDRFSDEQLVTMSVRELNRQLRGVSKEEVIRLKQKRRTLKNRGYAQSCRFKRVQQRHVLESEKNQLLQQVEHLKQEISRLVRERDAYKEKYEKLVSNGFRENGSSSDNPSSPEFFILPEDLEW, encoded by the coding sequence ATGGCATCAGAACTGGCAATGAGCGGCTCCGACCTGCCCACCAGTCCCCTGGCCATGGAATATGTTAATGACTTCGATCTGATGAAGTTTGAAGTGAAAAAGGAGCCGGTGGAGACCGACCGCATTATCAGCCAGTGCGGCCGCTTGATCGCCGGGGGCTCGCTCTCCTCCACCCCGATGAGCACGCCCTGCAGCTCGGTGCCCCCGTCCCCCAGCTTCTCGgcgcccagccccggctccgGCAGCGACCAGAAGGGCCACCTGGAAGACTACTACTGGATGACGGGCTACCCGCAGCAGCTCAACCCCGAGGCGCTGGGCTTCAGCCCGGAGGACGCGGTGGAGGCGCTCATCAACAGCAGCCACCACCCGCTGCCCGGCGCCTTCGATGGCTATGCTAGAGGGCAGCAGCTGGCCGCGGCCGCCGGCtccgggggctcggggccggccgAGGAGATGGGCTCGGCGGCCGCCGTGGTGTCGGCGGTGAtcgccgcggcggcggcgcagggCGGCGCGccccactaccaccaccaccaccaccaccacccgcACCACGGCGCCGGGGGGCACCCCCACGGCGCGGCGCCGGGCAGCGcgccgccttcctcctcctcctcctcctcctcctcctcctcctcgtcggCCGCCGGCtccggaggcggcggcggcggcggcggcggcggcggcgggggcgccggggggctgcACCACCCGCACCACGGCGGAGGCGGCCTGCACTTCGACGACCGCTTCTCGGACGAGCAGCTGGTCACCATGTCGGTGCGGGAGCTCAACCGGCAGCTGCGGGGCGTCAGCAAGGAAGAGGTGATCCGGCtgaagcagaagaggaggaCCCTCAAAAACAGGGGCTATGCCCAGTCCTGCCGCTTCAAGAGGGTCCAGCAGCGGCACGTCCTGGAGTCGGAGAAgaaccagctgctgcagcaagtgGAGCACCTAAAGCAGGAGATCTCCAGGCTGGTCCGGGAGAGGGACGCCTACAAGGAAAAGTACGAGAAGCTGGTCAGCAATGGCTTCAGAGAAAACGGATCCAGCAGCGACAACCCTTCCTCTCCAGAGTTTTTCAT